A window from Citrus sinensis cultivar Valencia sweet orange chromosome 3, DVS_A1.0, whole genome shotgun sequence encodes these proteins:
- the LOC102617570 gene encoding 14 kDa proline-rich protein DC2.15 yields the protein MDSKRSIWITVFFSINVIFFALVSGCNTCVQPRPIPNPNPNPTSRRCPRDALKLGVCAKVLDGTVGAVVGNPPDFPCCSVLQGLLDLEAAVCLCTAIKANILGININIPISLSLLINTCGKKLPSDFICA from the coding sequence ATGGATTCCAAAAGATCTATATGGATTACTGTTTTCTTCTCTATCAATGTTATCTTTTTCGCACTTGTTAGTGGCTGTAACACTTGTGTTCAGCCAAGGCCAATCCCAAACCCTAACCCAAATCCAACTTCAAGAAGATGCCCAAGAGATGCCCTAAAGCTCGGCGTATGTGCCAAAGTGCTTGATGGAACTGTTGGTGCAGTTGTCGGGAACCCACCTGATTTTCCTTGTTGCTCAGTGCTACAGGGGCTTCTCGATCTTGAAGCTGCCGTGTGCCTTTGCACAGCCATTAAAGCTAACATCCTTGGAATTAACATTAATATCCCCATTTCTTTGAGCTTGCTTATTAACACTTGCGGGAAGAAGCTCCCTTCTGACTTCATTTGTGCCTAG